Proteins encoded together in one Lathyrus oleraceus cultivar Zhongwan6 chromosome 5, CAAS_Psat_ZW6_1.0, whole genome shotgun sequence window:
- the LOC127084684 gene encoding uncharacterized protein LOC127084684 isoform X2, producing MSDEEDSMSEIEDQEHNGGIPDYIMNLENVPSKLPTHLELLKTRVICNMDAPQHTDTLQYSGVYAALGVDNSVRLDNFCNNFKVEVKRFTDDDIEFDMIGIDPAIANAFRRILIAEVPTMAIERVYIANNTSLIQDEVLSHRLGLIPIDADPKLFEYPDNAGGENSEKNTIVFKLHVSCKKGHPRITVKSDALKWLPNGSELIADNTKTNADSKAKTFTSFSCSQSSLPGFSKKPIAPNNLDIILAKLGPGQEIELEAHAVKGVGKTHAKWSPVATAWYRMLPEVVLTKDVKDDLAEELVSKCPAKVFDIEDIGKGRRRATVVNARACTLCRECIRGGQEWEDRVALRRVKDHFIFTIESTGALPPDVLFTEAVKILEDKCERVITELS from the exons ATGTCGGACGAAGAGGACTCAATGTCGGAGATTGAAGATCAAGAACATAATGGAGGAATACCTGATTACATAATGAACTTGGAAAATGTTCCATCAAAGCTCCCTACACATCTTGAACTTCTCAAAACCCGCGTTATTTGCAATATGGATGCTCCTCAGCAT ACAGATACCCTACAATATTCTGGTGTTTATGCAGCATTAGGAGTTGATAACAGTGTACGATTGGATAATTTCTGTAATAACTTCAAGGTTGAAGTGAAGCGGTTTACAGACGATGACATTGAGTTTGACATGATTGGTATTGATCCAGCAATTGCCAATGCTTTTCGAAGAATTCTTATAGCAGAG GTTCCAACAATGGCTATTGAAAGAGTATATATTGCGAACAATACATCACTTATACAAGATGAAGTTCTTTCCCATAGATTGGGTCTCATTCCAATTGATGCTGATCCCAAGCTATTTGAATATCCAG ACAATGCGGGAGGTGAAAACAGTGAAAAGAACACCATCGTTTTCAAACTTCATGTTAGTTGTAAAAAGGGTCATCCCCGTATTACCG TGAAATCAGATGCACTGAAGTGGTTGCCTAACGGAAGTGAGCTTATCGCTGATAATACCAAAACAAATGCCGATTCAAAGGCAAAAACATTTACATCTTTTAGTTGCAGTCAAAGCTCACTTCCTGGATTCTCCAAAAAACCAATTGCTCCTAATAATTTGGATATTATATTAGCTAAACTTGGACCTGGTCAG GAAATTGAACTTGAAGCTCATGCTGTTAAAGGCGTTGGCAAGACACATGCAAAATGGTCTCCGGTTGCCACTGCTTGGTATCGGATGCTTCCTGAG GTTGTACTCACGAAAGATGTTAAGGATGACCTGGCTGAAGAACTAGTAAGTAAATGTCCAGCTAAAGTCTTTGATATTGAAGATATTGGAAAAG GTAGAAGAAGGGCTACTGTAGTCAATGCACGAGCATGCACTTTGTGTAGGGAATGTATCAGAGGAGGGCAAGAATGGGAGGATCGCGTAGCACTGCGTCGTGTCAAAGATCATTTTATTT TTACTATTGAATCAACTGGAGCATTACCCCCTGATGTGCTATTTACCGAAGCCGTGAAGATTCTGGAAGATAAGTGTGAACGAGTTATTACAGAGCTTTCTTGA
- the LOC127084684 gene encoding uncharacterized protein LOC127084684 isoform X1 has translation MYMSKHFHRLGFKGFNLTKFQPKSKQNRAKSEFYFRSTLQISTSPPVHPHPSSVYEITMSDEEDSMSEIEDQEHNGGIPDYIMNLENVPSKLPTHLELLKTRVICNMDAPQHTDTLQYSGVYAALGVDNSVRLDNFCNNFKVEVKRFTDDDIEFDMIGIDPAIANAFRRILIAEVPTMAIERVYIANNTSLIQDEVLSHRLGLIPIDADPKLFEYPDNAGGENSEKNTIVFKLHVSCKKGHPRITVKSDALKWLPNGSELIADNTKTNADSKAKTFTSFSCSQSSLPGFSKKPIAPNNLDIILAKLGPGQEIELEAHAVKGVGKTHAKWSPVATAWYRMLPEVVLTKDVKDDLAEELVSKCPAKVFDIEDIGKGRRRATVVNARACTLCRECIRGGQEWEDRVALRRVKDHFIFTIESTGALPPDVLFTEAVKILEDKCERVITELS, from the exons ATGTACATGTCCAAACATTTTCACAGACTAGGGTTTAAGGGTTTTAACCTAACAAAGTTTCAACCAAAATCAAAACAAAACCGAGCAAAGTCTGAGTTTTATTTTCGCTCAACCTTGCAAATTTCAACCTCGCCGCCGGTTCATCCTCATCCCTCCTCCGTATACG AGATAACCATGTCGGACGAAGAGGACTCAATGTCGGAGATTGAAGATCAAGAACATAATGGAGGAATACCTGATTACATAATGAACTTGGAAAATGTTCCATCAAAGCTCCCTACACATCTTGAACTTCTCAAAACCCGCGTTATTTGCAATATGGATGCTCCTCAGCAT ACAGATACCCTACAATATTCTGGTGTTTATGCAGCATTAGGAGTTGATAACAGTGTACGATTGGATAATTTCTGTAATAACTTCAAGGTTGAAGTGAAGCGGTTTACAGACGATGACATTGAGTTTGACATGATTGGTATTGATCCAGCAATTGCCAATGCTTTTCGAAGAATTCTTATAGCAGAG GTTCCAACAATGGCTATTGAAAGAGTATATATTGCGAACAATACATCACTTATACAAGATGAAGTTCTTTCCCATAGATTGGGTCTCATTCCAATTGATGCTGATCCCAAGCTATTTGAATATCCAG ACAATGCGGGAGGTGAAAACAGTGAAAAGAACACCATCGTTTTCAAACTTCATGTTAGTTGTAAAAAGGGTCATCCCCGTATTACCG TGAAATCAGATGCACTGAAGTGGTTGCCTAACGGAAGTGAGCTTATCGCTGATAATACCAAAACAAATGCCGATTCAAAGGCAAAAACATTTACATCTTTTAGTTGCAGTCAAAGCTCACTTCCTGGATTCTCCAAAAAACCAATTGCTCCTAATAATTTGGATATTATATTAGCTAAACTTGGACCTGGTCAG GAAATTGAACTTGAAGCTCATGCTGTTAAAGGCGTTGGCAAGACACATGCAAAATGGTCTCCGGTTGCCACTGCTTGGTATCGGATGCTTCCTGAG GTTGTACTCACGAAAGATGTTAAGGATGACCTGGCTGAAGAACTAGTAAGTAAATGTCCAGCTAAAGTCTTTGATATTGAAGATATTGGAAAAG GTAGAAGAAGGGCTACTGTAGTCAATGCACGAGCATGCACTTTGTGTAGGGAATGTATCAGAGGAGGGCAAGAATGGGAGGATCGCGTAGCACTGCGTCGTGTCAAAGATCATTTTATTT TTACTATTGAATCAACTGGAGCATTACCCCCTGATGTGCTATTTACCGAAGCCGTGAAGATTCTGGAAGATAAGTGTGAACGAGTTATTACAGAGCTTTCTTGA